In Acidaminococcus fermentans DSM 20731, one genomic interval encodes:
- a CDS encoding OmpH family outer membrane protein — MKKAMILCVVAAAMLSFGCGRNAQFGVVDMNKVQTESQVFKDATQDLQTKGKAMEEELNQETAGKSQEEAQKILTEKSQKMHSLQAEAQAKVKGSFDAAAASVAKEKNLSAILVKEAVPQGGVDVTDDIIKAMK, encoded by the coding sequence ATGAAAAAAGCAATGATTCTCTGTGTGGTGGCAGCAGCCATGCTGTCCTTTGGCTGTGGGCGGAACGCCCAGTTCGGCGTGGTGGACATGAACAAGGTCCAGACGGAAAGCCAGGTGTTCAAGGACGCCACCCAGGACCTCCAGACCAAGGGCAAGGCCATGGAAGAGGAACTGAACCAGGAAACCGCCGGGAAGAGCCAGGAAGAAGCCCAGAAGATCCTGACGGAAAAGAGCCAGAAGATGCACAGCCTCCAGGCGGAAGCCCAGGCCAAGGTCAAGGGCAGCTTCGACGCCGCTGCCGCTTCCGTGGCCAAGGAAAAGAACCTGAGCGCCATCCTGGTGAAAGAAGCCGTTCCCCAGGGCGGCGTGGATGTGACTGACGACATCATCAAAGCAATGAAATAA
- the lpxD gene encoding UDP-3-O-(3-hydroxymyristoyl)glucosamine N-acyltransferase: protein MEKTLQELATLLKGEILQGDPGMVLKGVNGLEEAQNDQISFAVPPYLEVAGQSRAGAIMIPRGAEFKGQQAVLAVENPRAAFAVLLQLFRPPEAVKKGISQYAFIHPSAKVGKNVAILPFAYVAEDAEIGDNTVIYPHVYVGRHVKIGSDCTLYSNVTVREDCIVGDRVILQAGCVIGGDGFGYITANGKHTKVLQTGNVVLGDDVEIGCNTCIDRATVDSTVIGKGTKIDNLVHVGHNDIIGENCILVAHVGISGSVTIGNNCTFGGQAATAGHLKIGSNCTFAGRTGIISDVPDNVVWAGFPAQPHVDWLRQTANERKLGTMLKRLRQLEKTVEQLEKGKKEEP, encoded by the coding sequence ATGGAAAAAACCTTACAGGAACTGGCAACATTGTTGAAAGGGGAAATCCTTCAGGGAGATCCGGGCATGGTCCTCAAGGGAGTCAATGGACTGGAAGAAGCCCAGAATGATCAGATTTCCTTTGCGGTGCCTCCCTATCTGGAAGTGGCCGGACAGTCCCGGGCCGGGGCCATCATGATTCCCCGGGGCGCGGAATTCAAGGGACAGCAGGCAGTGCTGGCGGTGGAAAATCCCCGGGCAGCCTTTGCGGTGCTGCTCCAGCTGTTCCGTCCCCCGGAAGCGGTGAAGAAAGGCATCAGCCAGTACGCGTTCATCCATCCCTCCGCCAAGGTGGGGAAGAACGTGGCCATCCTGCCTTTTGCCTATGTGGCGGAAGATGCGGAAATCGGCGACAACACGGTGATCTATCCCCATGTGTATGTGGGGCGCCATGTGAAGATCGGTTCCGACTGCACCCTGTACTCCAATGTGACGGTGCGGGAAGACTGCATCGTGGGTGATCGTGTGATCCTCCAGGCCGGCTGCGTCATCGGCGGGGACGGCTTCGGCTACATCACCGCCAACGGCAAACACACCAAAGTGCTCCAGACCGGGAACGTGGTCCTGGGGGACGATGTGGAAATCGGCTGCAACACCTGCATCGACCGGGCCACCGTGGACAGCACGGTGATCGGCAAGGGCACCAAAATCGACAACCTGGTCCATGTGGGCCACAACGACATCATCGGGGAAAACTGCATCCTGGTGGCCCATGTGGGCATCAGCGGCAGCGTGACCATCGGGAACAACTGCACCTTCGGGGGACAGGCCGCCACTGCGGGGCACCTGAAGATCGGCAGCAACTGCACCTTCGCCGGCCGTACCGGGATCATCAGCGATGTACCGGACAATGTGGTATGGGCCGGTTTCCCGGCACAGCCCCATGTGGACTGGCTGCGGCAGACCGCCAACGAACGGAAGCTGGGCACCATGCTGAAACGGCTCCGTCAGCTGGAAAAGACCGTGGAACAGCTGGAAAAGGGAAAGAAGGAGGAGCCATGA
- a CDS encoding outer membrane chaperone Skp: MGRWLSLLLTGLFLLTGCGLSWGKLPFQQEKPRFAVVDWDRLVEQHPKYKEWQRQKEQLETAKWLRDRQKENGQQQLALLGQMKKVREAGKGQFQSAQWSAKVAEKRAQEQDLLRKKRAALEEEAESRVKADRDAVEEKYRIPLFNLRLKLGSVKMNDTAQKALLQEQQELLDKRQKDRAEVEAEKEQWLQQQLAADVAASQARLQAFSKELAGQVVQEQTGLSLTGKKPRNQEGQPELDKLIQSMDKQIQQQEDKEKQMREEIDSDILSAIKKVNLSRKYTLIFRNPRANISADDITDEVNTVVQQIVY; this comes from the coding sequence ATGGGCAGATGGCTCAGTCTTCTGCTGACCGGGCTCTTTCTCCTGACCGGCTGCGGCCTTTCCTGGGGGAAGCTTCCCTTTCAGCAGGAAAAGCCCCGGTTTGCCGTAGTGGACTGGGACCGGCTGGTTGAACAGCATCCCAAATACAAGGAATGGCAGCGGCAGAAAGAACAGCTGGAAACCGCCAAATGGCTCCGTGACCGCCAGAAGGAAAACGGCCAGCAGCAGCTGGCGCTCCTGGGACAGATGAAGAAAGTCCGGGAAGCCGGAAAGGGACAGTTCCAGTCCGCCCAGTGGTCCGCCAAAGTGGCGGAAAAACGGGCCCAGGAACAGGATCTGCTCCGGAAGAAACGGGCGGCCCTGGAAGAGGAAGCGGAAAGCCGGGTGAAGGCGGACCGGGATGCAGTGGAGGAAAAATACCGGATCCCCCTGTTCAACCTGCGGCTGAAGCTGGGCAGCGTGAAGATGAACGATACCGCCCAGAAAGCACTGCTCCAGGAACAGCAGGAACTGCTGGACAAACGGCAGAAGGACCGGGCGGAAGTGGAAGCGGAAAAGGAACAGTGGCTCCAGCAGCAGCTGGCAGCCGATGTGGCGGCTTCCCAGGCACGGCTCCAGGCCTTTTCCAAGGAACTGGCCGGCCAGGTGGTCCAGGAGCAGACGGGCCTGTCCCTGACCGGGAAAAAGCCCCGGAACCAGGAAGGCCAGCCGGAACTGGACAAGCTGATCCAGTCCATGGACAAACAGATCCAGCAGCAGGAAGACAAGGAAAAACAGATGCGGGAGGAAATCGACAGCGATATCCTCAGCGCCATCAAGAAAGTCAATCTCAGCCGGAAATACACGCTGATTTTCCGGAATCCGAGAGCCAATATCAGCGCCGACGACATTACCGATGAGGTGAATACAGTCGTCCAGCAAATTGTTTATTAA